GTACCTGGGCAATAACCTAAAAGCCCAAAACCTATTCCAAATAAAAGACCACCAATTATAACTGAACCTAAAGAACCGGATTTAGGATGTAAATTTACATACCCTTTATCATTTAAGAAATATATACCAATCATACCGGTAATAATAGCTGTTATAATAATTTTAATTACCGTGAAATCTTCAAGTAAAAGCTGGCCTATTAAAACATTATAATCTGTAACCCCGCCTTTTTGTAATAAAAATCCAAAAATAATTCCTGTAAATAAACCGAGACTTAATTTTGCTGCTCCTCTTTCTTTCATTTTAATCACACACCCTTATATTGATATTTTTAAGGTAATATTTTTAATATAACAATAAAGCAGTTAATATTCCTCCAATAAAAAAGAAAATAACAGCTATCCAACTACTTATAGCTAATTGAAGAGTTCCACTAATACCATGACCACTTGTGCAACCACCGGCCCATCTTGAACCAAAGCCCATAAAGAAGCCTCCAATTATAGCTACAATTAACCTTAATAAAGGTGTTTGACCAAATTCAGCTATCCAAAATTCTGGTAAAAATTGAATTTGAAATTGTCCTGACAAAATTGATGAAATAAAAGAACCAATAACTATTCCTAAAACTAACATCCATCCCCAGTCTATTAATGGCTTGTATTCTTTATAATACTCATTCTCTAAAACTTTATCTCCTTTTATATATTTTTCTATCATTCCACTAGTTCTAGCAAAAGCTGTTGATGCTCCTAAGGGTTTATCCGAAATAAGAAAAGATAACCAGCTTAACATTCCAATAAAAATTCCAACTAAATATGGAGACCAGCGAGCAAGACTAAATCCCATTTTTAACCCCCCTTTTTTTATTTACTTAAATCCAATACAAGATTACTCAATAATTTAACACCTTTTACTAAACTTCTTTCATCAAAATCAAAATTTGCTTTGTGATGAGCACCTTTTAATTTTGTTCCCAAAATAATAAATGTAGCCAGACCACCATTTTTTTGAACATCTTTCATAAAATAAGTAAAATCTTCACTTCCACCTAAAGTAGCTGTTTCCTCATACACTTTATTAAAATCTGTTAATTTATCTGCTGTACTTTTTATTCGGTTTTGTAATTCAGGATCACTTTTTCCACTTTCTGCTCCTCCCATTGACTTCAATTCAAAATCCACATCATACATTTGGGTACTGTTTTTCAAAACTTTTTGAGCCTGATTATACATATAATTATTTAATTCACTTGTTTCTCCTCTAGTTTCTATTACTAAGTGTGCCTTGGCAGGTATAACATTTCTACCACTACCGGCATTTAATTT
The DNA window shown above is from Halanaerobiales bacterium and carries:
- a CDS encoding YeeE/YedE thiosulfate transporter family protein; the protein is MGFSLARWSPYLVGIFIGMLSWLSFLISDKPLGASTAFARTSGMIEKYIKGDKVLENEYYKEYKPLIDWGWMLVLGIVIGSFISSILSGQFQIQFLPEFWIAEFGQTPLLRLIVAIIGGFFMGFGSRWAGGCTSGHGISGTLQLAISSWIAVIFFFIGGILTALLLY
- a CDS encoding YeeE/YedE thiosulfate transporter family protein; translated protein: MKERGAAKLSLGLFTGIIFGFLLQKGGVTDYNVLIGQLLLEDFTVIKIIITAIITGMIGIYFLNDKGYVNLHPKSGSLGSVIIGGLLFGIGFGLLGYCPGTVAGAVGQGAMDALFGGVVGMLIGAGVYAHVYPFVKRNFLNYGKFEKLTIPEVIKIEKWKIVAFSAVFLTLVLVLIELFGY